A genomic segment from Phragmites australis chromosome 6, lpPhrAust1.1, whole genome shotgun sequence encodes:
- the LOC133921271 gene encoding nuclear-pore anchor-like isoform X3, whose protein sequence is MPLFMSDEELRLLGGDTAAVAERADAAVRELRRQVDTVRAEADAAAIAAEQTCALLEQRYASLSAEFDRSQAEAAELASAAERRAAELASSQAEIHQLRIQAIAKDGEVGRLKVEISELHKSKSQSLELIEQRDAEIKEKDGIIQSYYDKIVNLADTSCGKEARIQEIEAKLTHSQATCNRITQEKELLEKHNLWLDEELKTKAKNLAELRKTNMDEEARMSAKIAELEREISGSSSSLRRSKERVSELEQRVSHMEKELCSTKDAAAANEQRLGAELSTVMKLAELHKESSEEWSKKAGELEGVIKALETHLTQVEDEYKEKLEKETLSRRDIEKEAAGLKQKLEKCEFDLENTRKSSELSLIPLTSAAADSAYLVDTTMHRLPISDAVNQNDLMIVPKVPSGVSGTALAASLLRDGWNLAKIYEKYQEATDALRHERWGRRHAEAVLERVMHEIEEKAEFILDERAEHERVVEAYALMDQKLQQALLEHDNFENTIRNLKSELKRWERDHSVAQTEIDDLQKQVAVLLKECQDIQLRCGSSLPNVSHGALSASISNGLFDVENNLQDNMAFKDIRGLVEQNVQLRNQIHMLSADLDKKDMELRDTFQIELKKNIDAAASRVEKVMKKSEEQAIMIESLHRSVAMYRKLCEEQQKTHSNVESVSKNLQDNGRADVMVLFEGSQEVSKKAYEQVSERARSLDEELAKLRTELVSLRSERDKAVLEADFARDRLNGFTAELEYQRKEANSVSLRNAELMHLIVDYERRLREDSDSKQTLEENSRQLSMEVSILKHEKEILVKSEERALDEVHDLTERVHHLQATIDTIHTMKEVQENARAIERRDHEEHIKRLERDWAELRKELQEQRDHVRVLTLDKKNAFDGCMKDVEDMRKELQNSWKAAFDAESRAAIAESKRSDLEAKLKSRKVMFRDGGGDISATTEIDELFRLKEELEKYKEEAQANKNYMVQYKEIARSNEVTLKQLESAHMDYKAESEVCKKSLKDEIAMLRDKLSEMEKSYVMKCQEASNAIEAKEKHITSLMNDISVLRTEVSQRVSQVENLGIELASSKSALDDQYKRWRTTQDNYERQVILQSETIQELANTSKHLSSLQQEITMLHQTADEQKAENDALRTFGEQEKIGLLKEKDEALRKYNELNNQNRILHNQLEALHIRLAEKERSIAGLSSQHTDSHAEDDLHSVISYLRRSKEIAETEISLIKQEKSRLQIELESALKSAKEAQVLLRSQTDSARTLMFKDEEFKSLQLQVREINLLRESNIQLREENRHNFEECQKFRDGAQKAKIESERLHNLLLEKQVDNEICHKELEMHETEIANLNQRVSELVENSKGIDLNTYETMKEELQNIKSTLRENSAELESARNLLSEKEIIIRNLEEKLVASQSELDSREKKLNDVEASLKSEMDKIKKVNLSIKRKVEVLMKEKAEVVKENQSLLKQMEDLKSTGQKTASETTLEQAVKEKDFRIQTLERTLEKERDDNKKEKENRKRAEKIFATAVQNVRQDKKQVEESMEKHRLAMKEVIEHYPGLSSQIPPVSALEEHFIAYFRRTKDMEESSFQDGATTQAPVVETATVDAPAAATGRLVDTPPRPAKVKMTEERAVATLPKQSAELRRPGGRRPLVRPTLEHTEEPQADVDSSAFEGSTVGQDKGGSLLERETSSGVPVLQPSSRKRLISSSQMIDSTSQGDANDANPPLKKPKEVESSQGTTELKNGQPPVGDAVAAQVGVLLSTDDQDGQQPTEEMDTDQASVPIEEVEATREDDVGNKDDTGAHVDASMDIKGRDTDFSIDINAPAVEDTSAKADAVVEPFDEDQKIEDLKEETQLPTATDVEDEMEEGELPEEPEQPLDGTALGEAHRGPTPSDAGEQDGNDFRAASPGGLTEKSDVEMLEIGDTTAEPDRSSIAQLGGTDASPSRTADVSPARERSPNPVQVGVSSEQRSTSTITEGREPSPNPAQASASSERNTSNVTEGAETRSRTINLSERAMKNRQARILRSQQPARGRGQQSPAHRKDAAGRGSRGRGGRGQT, encoded by the exons ATGCCGCTGTTCATGTCCGACGAGgagctccggctcctcggcggCGACACGGCCGCCGTTGCCGAGCGAGCCGACGCGGCCGTCCGCGAGCTCCGGCGCCAGGTGGACACCGTCCGCGCCGAGGCTGACGCCGCCGCGATCGCGGCCGAGCAGACCTGCGCCCTCCTCGAGCAGCGGTACGCCTCCCTCTCCGCCGAGTTCGATCGCTCCCAGGCCGAGGCCGCCGAgctcgcctccgccgccgagcGACGCGCCGCCGAGCTTGCCTCCTCCCAGGCGGAGATACACCAGCTACGCATCCAAGCG ATTGCCAAGGACGGTGAGGTGGGGAGGTTGAAAGTGGAAATCTCAGAGCTGCACAAGTCCAAGTCTCAGTCGCTGGAGTTGATTGAGCAGAGGGATGCAGAGATTAAAGAGAAGGATGGAATCATCCAGAGCTACTACGATAAGATA GTAAATCTAGCTGACACTTCTTGTGGCAAAGAGGCTCGGATACAAGAGATTGAAGCTAAGTTAACCCATAGTCAGGCAACATGTAATCGCATTACTCAG GAGAAGGAGCTGCTCGAAAAGCATAATCTCTGGCTCGATGAAGAACTGAAAACAAAAGCTAAGAACTTAGCTGAATTAAGGAAAACAAATATGGACGAGGAGGCTAGGATGTCAGCAAAGATTGCAGAG CTTGAAAGAGAGATTTCTGGATCTTCTAGTTCCTTAAGACGAAGCAAAGAACGGGTTTCTGAACTGGAGCAAAGGGTATCCCATATGGAAAAG GAGTTGTGCTCAACAAAGGACGCTGCAGCTGCTAATGAACAACGTCTTGGTGCTGAGCTTTCAACT GTCATGAAACTTGCTGAACTTCACAAAGAAAGTTCTGAGGAATGGTCAAAAAAGGCTGGGGAACTTGAAGGTGTTATTAAAGCATTGGAG ACACATTTGACCCAAGTAGAAGATGAATACAAGGAAAAGCTTGAGAAAGAGACCTTATCCAGGAGAGACATTGaaaag GAAGCTGCCGGCTTGAAGCAGAAGCTTGAAAAGTGTGAATTTGATCTGGAGAATACAAGAAAGTCCAGTGAATTGAGCCTTATTCCATTGACCAGTGCTGCAGCAGACTCTGCTTATTTAGTAGACACAACAATGCACCGACT GCCCATTTCTGATGCTGTGAACCAGAATGACCTAATGATCGTTCCAAAAGTACCTAGTGGTGTTTCTGGAACAGCGTTAGCTGCTTCTCTTCTTCGTGATGGTTGGAAT CTTGCTAAAATCTATGAGAAATACCAAGAAGCTACTGATGCTTTACGTCATGAGAGGTGGGGAAGGAGACATGCGGAAGCAGTTCTGGAAAGG GTCATGCATGAAATCGAAGAGAAGGCTGAATTTATCTTAGACGAACGAG CTGAGCATGAGAGAGTGGTTGAAGCTTATGCTCTAATGGACCAGAAATTGCAGCAAGCATTGCTTGAGCACGATAATTTTGAAAACACTATCAGGAATCTAAAG TCAGAGCTGAAAAGGTGGGAACGAGATCATAGTGTTGCACAGACGGAAATAGATGACCTGCAGAAACAA GTTGCTGTTCTTTTGAAGGAATGTCAAGATATACAGCTTCGTTGTGGTTCTAGCCTTCCAAATGTAAGCCATGGTGCTCTTTCTGCGAGCATAAGCAATGGTTTGTTTGATGTTGAAAACAATCTCCAGGATAAT ATGGCTTTTAAGGACATCAGGGGTTTAGTTGAACAAAATGTTCAACTTCGAAATCAAATTCACATGCTCTCGGCTGATCTTGACAAAAAGGACATGGAACTCAGG GACACCTTCCAAATCGAGCTGAAGAAAAATATTGATGCTGCTGCATCCAGAGTTGaaaaagtgatgaagaaatctGAAGAACAAGCAATAATGATTGAATCTCTTCATCGATCT GTTGCGATGTATAGGAAGTTGTGTGAGGAACAACAGAAGACTCATTCAAATGTTGAATCAGTATCCAAGAATTTGCAAG ATAATGGCAGAGCGGATGTGATGGTTCTATTTGAAGGATCACAG GAAGTCTCGAAGAAAGCTTATGAACAAGTTTCTGAGCGAGCCAGGAGCCTCGACGAAGAACTGGCTAAGTTGAG AACCGAGCTTGTGTCGCTGCGGTCTGAGCGTGATAAGGCGGTTCTTGAAGCTGATTTTGCTCGGGACCGGCTTAACGGATTTACAGCGGAGCTTGAATATCAG AGGAAGGAAGCTAATTCTGTTTCGCTCAGAAATGCGGAGTTGATGCATTTGATAGTTGATTACGAACGAAGACTACGTGAAGATTCAGATTCTAAGCAAACTTTAGAGGAAAACTCAAGGCAGCTGTCGATGGAG GTGTCCATTTTGAAGCATGAAAAGGAGATTCTAGTAAAGTCAGAGGAAAGAGCTTTGGATGAAGTCCATGATTTGACTGAGAGAGTGCATCATCTGCAG GCTACAATCGACACAATACATACCATGAAGGAGGTTCAAGAG AATGCAAGGGCTATAGAAAGGAGAGATCATGAGGAGCACATCAAGCGATTAGAA AGAGATTGGGCTGAGCTTAGAAAGGAGCTTCAAGAGCAACGGGACCACGTTCGTGTTCTGACGCTTGATAAGAAAAATGCATTTGATGGCTGCATGAAGGACGTGGAGGATATGAGAAAGGAGCTACAGAACTCATGGAAAGCTGCTTTTGATGCTGAATCAAGGGCTGCCATCGCCGAG TCCAAGCGTTCTGATTTGGAGGCGAAGCTCAAATCAAGAAAG GTCATGTTTAGGGATGGTGGTGGTGACATCTCTGCCACAACTGAG ATTGATGAGCTATTCCGGTTGAAAGAGGAGTTGGAAAAATACAAAGAGGAAGCACAAGCAAATAAGAACTACATGGTTCAG TACAAAGAAATTGCACGCTCAAATGAAGTCACGCTGAAGCAATTGGAATCTGCCCATATGGATTACAAGGCCGAG TCTGAGGTTTGCAAGAAATCCTTGAAAGATGAAATTGCAATGTTGAGGGATAAGCTGTCTGAAATGGAGAAGAGCTATGTAATGAAGTGTCAAGAAGCTTCCAATGCGATTGAAGCTAAAGAGAAGCATATAACTTCTCTCATGAATGATATTTCAGTTCTAAGAACTGAAGTTTCTCAGAGAGT ATCACAGGTAGAAAATTTAGGAATTGAATTGGCTTCCTCAAAGAGTGCTCTTGATGACCAGTATAAGCGTTGGCGCACCACTCAAGACAATTATGAACGACAG GTTATCCTGCAATCTGAGACAATTCAAGAGCTGGCAAATACTTCTAAGCATCTATCTTCATTGCAGCAGGAAATCACTATGCTCCATCAAACAGCAGATGAACAAAAGGCTGAAAAC GATGCTCTAAGAACATTTGGAGAGCAAGAAAAGATAGGATTAttgaaagaaaaagatgagGCCCTGCGGAAGTATAATGAGCTAAACAATCAG AATAGAATTCTACACAATCAACTTGAAGCTTTGCACATTCGATTAGCTGAGAAGGAACGGAGCATTGCTGGGCTTTCATCGCAACATACTGACTCACATGCAGAAGATGATTTACACAGTGTCATCAGCTACTTGCGCAGATCGAAAGAAATA GCAGAAACGGAGATATCATTGATTAAACAGGAGAAGTCAAGGCTTCAGATAGAA CTGGAAAGTGCATTGAAGTCCGCCAAGGAGGCGCAGGTCTTGCTGCGCAGTCAGACTGATAGTGCAAGAACCTTAATGTTCAAGGATGAAGAATTCAAGTCACTGCAGCTCCAG GTGAGAGAAATTAATTTGCTTCGTGAAAGCAATATACAGCTTAGAGAGGAGAATAGGCACAATTTTGAAGAATGCCAG AAGTTCCGCGATGGAGCTCAAAAGGCTAAAATTGAGTCTGAAAGGTTGCATAATCTTTTACTGGAGAAGCAGGTAGATAATGAAATATGCCATAAAGAACTAGAAATGCACGAGACGGAAATAGCAAATCTCAACCAAAGGGTTTCTGAG TTGGTTGAAAATAGTAAAGGCATTGATTTGAACACATATGAGACCATGAAGGAAGAGCTTCAAAATATCAAA TCAACCTTGAGAGAGAATTCAGCTGAGCTTGAAAGTGCAAGAAATCTTCTTTCTGAGAAAGAAATTATCATAAGAAATTTGGAGGAGAAGCTTGTTGCAAGCCAGTCTGAATTGGATTCCAGGGAAAAGAAGCTGAATGATGTAGAG GCTTCCCTGAAATCTGAAATGGACAAGATAAAGAAGGTTAATTTATCCATTAAG AGGAAGGTTGAGGTCTTGATGAAGGAGAAGGCGGAGGTTGTCAAAGAAAATCAAAGCCTTTTGAAGCAGATGGAAGATCTTAAATCAA CAGGTCAGAAGACAGCATCGGAAACTACACTTGAACAAgctgtaaaagaaaaggatttcaGAATACAG ACATTGGAAAGAACATTGGAGAAGGAGAGAGACGAtaataagaaagaaaaagaaaaccgcAAAAGGGCTGAGAAGATATTTGCAACAGCCGTTCAAAATGTGAGACAG GACAAGAAACAGGTAGAAGAATCTATGGAGAAGCATAGGCTGGCTATGAAAGAGGTTATTgag CATTATCCTGGACTATCATCTCAAATACCACCTGTGTCTGCACTGGAAGAGCATTTTATTGCATACTTCCGCAGAACTAAAGATATGGAGGAGTCTTCCTTCCAAGATGGTGCCACGACTCAGGCCCCTGTTGTTGAAACTGCCACTGTGGATGCACCTGCAGCTGCTACAG GGCGACTGGTAGACACTCCACCAAGGCCTGCTAAAGTTAAAATGACAGAAGAGAGAGCAGTTGCTACTTTGCCCAAACAAAGTGCTGAATTACGTAGACCAGGAGGAAGAAGGCCCCTTGTTCGACCTACTCTTGAGCATACTGAAGAACCACAAGCTGATGTGGATTCATCAGCTTTTGAGGGTTCCACAGTTGGTCAGGACAAAGGTGGCTCGTTGCTAGAGCGTGAAACTTCCAGTGGTGTACCCGTGTTACAGCCCTCAAGTCGTAAACGTCTTATTTCATCGTCACAGATGATAGACAGTACTTCACAAggtgatgctaatgatgctaaTCCTCCATTAAAGAAGCCCAAGGAAGTAGAATCTTCACAGGGGACTACTGAGCTCAAAAATGGACAACCACCTGTTGGGGATGCTGTAGCAGCACAGGTTGGTGTGCTTCTGTCAACTGACGACCAAGATGGTCAACAACCCACAGAAGAGATGGACACTGATCAGGCTTCTGTGCCAATCGAAGAGGTTGAGGCAACAAGGGAGGATGATGTGGGTAATAAAGATGACACGGGAGCTCATGTGGATGCATCAATGGACATCAAAGGCCGGGATACTGATTTTAGTATTGACATCAATGCACCTGCTGTAGAGGATACGTCGGCCAAGGCAGATGCAGTAGTGGAACCATTTGATGAAGACCAGAAAATTGAAGATTTGAAGGAAGAGACTCAGCTTCCTACTGCAACCGATGTTGAAGATGAGATGGAAGAGGGAGAGTTGCCGGAGGAACCTGAACAACCTCTAGACGGTACTGCACTGGGAGAAGCTCATAGGGGACCTACTCCTTCGGATGCTGGTGAGCAAGATGGTAACGATTTCAGAGCGGCATCTCCAGGAGGACTAACAGAAAAGAGTGATGTTGAAATGTTAGAGATAGGTGATACTACTGCCGAACCAGACCGAAGCTCGATAGCACAATTAGGAGGAACAGATGCCTCACCAAGCAGAACCGCAGATGTATCCCCGGCACGTGAACGTTCCCCTAATCCAGTCCAAGTTGGTGTATCTTCTGAACAGCGGAGTACAAGTACTATAACAGAGGGACGTGAACCTTCTCCTAATCCAGCCCAAGCCAGTGCATCTTCTGAACGGAATACCAGTAATGTAACAGAGGGTGCCGAAACTCGTTCCAGAACTATCAACTTAAGTGAGAGAGCCATGAAAAATAGGCAAGCCAGGATTCTTCGCTCTCAACAGCCTGCCAGGGGTCGTGGCCAACAATCTCCTGCCCATAGG AAAGATGCTGCTGGCCGAGGATCACGGGGGCGTGGCGGGCGTGGTCAGACCTAG